One region of Carassius gibelio isolate Cgi1373 ecotype wild population from Czech Republic chromosome A1, carGib1.2-hapl.c, whole genome shotgun sequence genomic DNA includes:
- the smim18 gene encoding small integral membrane protein 18, with translation MNMSSSSALIQQIYPFHDGWNIACFIILLLFILTILSLATLAFLYELLDCGCFTKTKTVRDMRRQQDEVV, from the coding sequence ATGAACATGTCCAGCAGTTCTGCTCTGATCCAGCAGATCTATCCCTTTCACGATGGCTGGAACATCGCCTGCTTCATCATCCTGCTCCTCTTCATCCTCACCATCCTCTCCCTCGCCACGCTGGCGTTCCTCTATGAGCTGCTGGACTGCGGATGCTTCACCAAAACCAAAACCGTTCGAGACATGCGCCGCCAGCAGGACGAGGTGGTCTAG
- the qdprb.1 gene encoding dihydropteridine reductase: protein MAATEAHRVLVYGGKGALGSACVQYFRAKNWWVASIDLNANEEANANVTVKMTESFTEQANQVTADVGELLGEDKVDAILCVAGGWAGGSAKAKTLYKNADLMWKQSVWTSTICSHLAAKHLREGGLLTLAGAKAALGPTAGCIGYGMAKAAVHQLCQSLSTPNGGLPPGSTAVAILPVTLDTPMNRKSMPDGDVTSWTPLEYISELFYKWTSGENRPPSGTLMQLVTADGKTEATPVS, encoded by the exons ATGGCAGCTACTGAAGCCCACAGAGTGCTTGTTTACGGAGGAAAGGGGGCTCTAGGATCTGCATGTGTGCAGTACTTCAGAGCTAAAAACTGG TGGGTTGCCTCTATAGATCTCAATGCCAATGAAGAAGCCAATGCCAATGTTACAGTTAAGATGACTGAATCCTTCACTGAGCAAGCCAACCAg gtGACAGCTGATGTGGGTGAGCTGTTGGGTGAAGATAAGGTTGATGCCATCTTGTGTGTGGCAGGAGGTTGGGCAGGAGGCAGTGCCAAGGCCAAAA CTCTGTATAAGAATGCCGATCTGATGTGGAAGCAGAGTGTGTGGACCTCCACGATTTGCAGTCACCTAGCAGCCAAACACCTGAGAGAGGGGGGGCTGCTCACACTGGCAGGGGCTAAAGCAGCACTGGGTCCAACAGCAG GATGCATTGGTTATGGCATGGCGAAGGCAGCGGTTCATCAGTTGTGTCAGAGCCTGAGCACACCTAATGGTGGTCTTCCTCCAGGATCTACTGCAGTTGCAATACTTCC AGTGACTTTGGATACACCCATGAATAGAAAGTCCATGCCGGatggtgatgtcacttcctggacaCCGCTGGAGTACATATCAGA GCTGTTCTATAAGTGGACTTCGGGAGAGAACAGACCTCCTTCAGGTACTCTGATGCAGCTGGTTACTGCAGACGGAAAAACGGAGGCTACACCGGTGTCATGA